Proteins encoded in a region of the Planococcus citri chromosome 1, ihPlaCitr1.1, whole genome shotgun sequence genome:
- the Prosbeta2 gene encoding proteasome subunit beta type-7 isoform X2, protein MTSVLKPSLETSGFNFDNYQRNQFLEKNGMKLPKAVKTGTTIVGVTYKDGVVLGADTRATEDTIVADKNCVKIHYLNKNMYCCGAGTAADTSMVTAMISSNLELHRLNSGRTVPVVVACTMLKQMLFRYQGYIGAALIVGGVDKTGNHLYSIYPHGSSDKLPYTTMGSGSLAAMAVFESKWKPDMNEDEAKELVKEGIAAGIFNDLGSGSNVDLCVIRKDSVDYCRTYACLNEKGKKQGAYTYKRGTTALLETKVIPIEVEEEIVQMIGDSSVMDTS, encoded by the exons atgacctCAGTTTTGAAGCCATCGTTAGAAACATCaggattcaattttgataactATCAAAG GAATCAGTTCTTGGAAAAGAATGGAATGAAACTACCTAAAGCTGTGAAAACCGGTACAACTATCGTCGGTGTTACTTATAAAGATGGAGTTGTACTCGGAGCCGATACTCGAGCCACCGAAGATACCATCGTCGCTGACAAAAACTGTGTGAAAATCCactatttgaataaaaatatgta TTGTTGCGGTGCTGGAACTGCCGCTGATACATCAATGGTAACAGCGATGATATCTTCAAATCTCGAATTGCATAGATTGAATAGCGGCCGAACTGTACCCGTAGTTGTAGCTTGTACTATGTTGAAGCAGATGCTATTCCGTTATCAA GGATACATTGGAGCAGCTCTGATTGTGGGTGGTGTTGATAAAACTGGTAATCATTTATACAGCATATATCCTCACGGTTCCAGTGATAAATTACCGTACACCACGATGGGCTCTGGTTCGTTAGCTGCTATGGCTGTGTTCGAATCTAAATGGAAACCTGACATGAAC GAAGATGAAGCTAAAGAATTAGTTAAAGAAGGCATCGCCGCTGGTATTTTCAACGATCTTGGATCGGGAAGCAATGTGGATCTTTGCGTGATTAGAAAAGATAGCGTCGATTATTGCCGTACTTACGCCTGCTTAAatgaaaaaggcaaaaa ACAAGGAGCCTATACATATAAACGTGGTACGACTGCGCTTCTAGAAACAAAAGTTATTCCAATCGAAGTCGAAGAAGAAATCGTTCAAATGATCGGTGATTCATCTGTTATGGATACATCGTAA
- the Prosbeta2 gene encoding proteasome subunit beta type-7 isoform X1 gives MCINDLNRSKKIIRDLNPIFITSLLKFPAKLLEKMTSVLKPSLETSGFNFDNYQRNQFLEKNGMKLPKAVKTGTTIVGVTYKDGVVLGADTRATEDTIVADKNCVKIHYLNKNMYCCGAGTAADTSMVTAMISSNLELHRLNSGRTVPVVVACTMLKQMLFRYQGYIGAALIVGGVDKTGNHLYSIYPHGSSDKLPYTTMGSGSLAAMAVFESKWKPDMNEDEAKELVKEGIAAGIFNDLGSGSNVDLCVIRKDSVDYCRTYACLNEKGKKQGAYTYKRGTTALLETKVIPIEVEEEIVQMIGDSSVMDTS, from the exons atGTGCATAAACGATTTGAATAGATCGAAG AAAATTATTCGAGATCTAAATCCAATATTCATTACTTCGTTGTTGAAATTTCCTGctaaattacttgaaaaaatgacctCAGTTTTGAAGCCATCGTTAGAAACATCaggattcaattttgataactATCAAAG GAATCAGTTCTTGGAAAAGAATGGAATGAAACTACCTAAAGCTGTGAAAACCGGTACAACTATCGTCGGTGTTACTTATAAAGATGGAGTTGTACTCGGAGCCGATACTCGAGCCACCGAAGATACCATCGTCGCTGACAAAAACTGTGTGAAAATCCactatttgaataaaaatatgta TTGTTGCGGTGCTGGAACTGCCGCTGATACATCAATGGTAACAGCGATGATATCTTCAAATCTCGAATTGCATAGATTGAATAGCGGCCGAACTGTACCCGTAGTTGTAGCTTGTACTATGTTGAAGCAGATGCTATTCCGTTATCAA GGATACATTGGAGCAGCTCTGATTGTGGGTGGTGTTGATAAAACTGGTAATCATTTATACAGCATATATCCTCACGGTTCCAGTGATAAATTACCGTACACCACGATGGGCTCTGGTTCGTTAGCTGCTATGGCTGTGTTCGAATCTAAATGGAAACCTGACATGAAC GAAGATGAAGCTAAAGAATTAGTTAAAGAAGGCATCGCCGCTGGTATTTTCAACGATCTTGGATCGGGAAGCAATGTGGATCTTTGCGTGATTAGAAAAGATAGCGTCGATTATTGCCGTACTTACGCCTGCTTAAatgaaaaaggcaaaaa ACAAGGAGCCTATACATATAAACGTGGTACGACTGCGCTTCTAGAAACAAAAGTTATTCCAATCGAAGTCGAAGAAGAAATCGTTCAAATGATCGGTGATTCATCTGTTATGGATACATCGTAA
- the LOC135833424 gene encoding uncharacterized protein in vnfD 5'region-like gives MDKIEELFVKIGIPKEDSATYAVNCVNQKITFETLVKLTREDLKELKIRIWHRVLIEDHFRSEVILRKNKARYSGIKNSFETVLEASETWFVDKTMLIATVAKLLLPSSTSSKLEQRDPLMITAPSKFGKTTNLEMLLCFFSGIVSRETFEKLKIGKTSAMQWWGQLNPIYVAFGNFSDSITIRSEEDCWKACRSIVHTAFKNFDHIVDHLSKSKVSAFKKWLDEDLYLNKTIQEVGNGLRFLVQCVHEYDRERHVLLLIDEFDRIYTSACWFTTSEELKHIIRFCCDLVGQVVKHKALCVAVLSGVTAVHLSDSLNNVNWRRFLEEENFSTFYGITEKEFSDVMKRPKISAKVRASSAEALQWYNGYEAFGTKILNPFSVRKFIEKEKIAPYWRESSSADSLDRNIFRPKEIRNTIIDLIHDRATTIYYLKPMLKATDFDSLENETQKLLRTDVILNLLLQQGYITIIGERRCTTVKIKAPNIEVKEELNELLRQYYVEICRFDPEKMGECRDCFSNMDMEKKTSCEENLKRIKTILNELFSAVDLSEIDEFWFKSFLFQLFFQNFRIQEQEKVPGTSVKNDRRFWKQLDMCISAEDRWFVFEFTKTHSAKKALNKISKKKYFNAALHSKSRYLLIGIAVGKVEETIDVSINYLFNTTLGKGTMI, from the exons atggataaaatcgaag aactttttgtcaaaatcggcATTCCAAAAGAGGATTCTGCGACGTATGCGGTTAATTGTgtaaaccaaaaaattacctttgaAACGTTGGTGAAACTTACGAGAGAGGATctgaaagagttgaaaattcgaatatGGCATCGTGTACTGATCGAGGACCACTTCCGCTCAGAG gTAATACTACGCAAGAATAAAGCACGTTATTCTGGCATAAAA AACTCATTTGAAACCGTACTCGAAGCGTCGGAGACATGGTTTGTCGACAAAACCATGTTGATCGCCACCGTTGCAAAACTCCTCCTGCCTTCGTCCACATCCTCGAAATTAGAACAACGTGACCCATTGATGATCACAGCTCCGagtaaatttggaaaaacgaCGAACTTGGAAAtgttgttgtgcttttttagcGGAATAGTTAGCAGAGAAACGTTCGAAAAGCTGAAAATAGGCAAAACTTCAGCGATGCAATGGTGGGGTCAATTAAACCCAATTTACGTCGCTTTCGGCAATTTTTCCGATTCCATTACCATTAGATCTGAAGAGGACTGTTGGAAAGCGTGCCGCTCCATCGTTCACACCGCCTTCAAAAACTTCGATCATATCGTGGACCATCTTTCAAAAAGTAAAGTTTCAGCCTTCAAGAAATGGCTAGATGAAGATTTGTACCTCAATAAAACGATACAAGAGGTCGGAAATGGTCTCCGATTTCTCGTACAGTGCGTCCATGAATACGATAGAGAACGACACGTCCTCTTGTTGATCGACGAATTTGACCGAATTTATACATCTGCTTGTTGGTTTACAACATCGGAAGAGCTAAAACACATTATAAGATTTTGCTGCGATTTAGTTGGACAAGTAGTCAAGCACAAAGCCCTCTGTGTTGCGGTATTAAGTGGAGTTACTGCTGTACACTTGTCAGATTCGTTGAATAATGTCAACTGGCGCAGATTCCTGGAAGAAGAAAATTTCTCGACGTTCTACGGAATAACTGAAAAGGAATTCTCAGACGTTATGAAAAGACCAAAGATTTCCGCAAAGGTTCGTGCTTCAAGTGCTGAAGCACTCCAATGGTACAATGGGTATGAAGCATtcggtaccaaaattttaaatccgtTCTCCGtcagaaaatttattgaaaaggaGAAGATTGCGCCGTATTGGAGGGAATCCTCATCTGCAGATTCTCTAgatagaaatatttttcgaCCGAAAGAGATAAGAAATACAATAATAGACTTGATTCACGATCGAGCAACAACTATATATTATTTAAAACCTATGTTGAAAGCGACAGATTTCGATtcacttgaaaatgaaacacaGAAACTCTTACGCACTGACGTGATACTGAATTTGCTACTGCAGCAAGGGTACATTACTATTATTGGTGAAAGAAGATGTACTACAGTAAAAATCAAAGCACCCAACATCGAGGTGAAAGAAGAGCTCAACGAACTGTTGAGGCAATATTATGTTGAGATTTGCAGATTTGATCCGGAAAAAATGGGCGAGTGTCGTGATTGTTTCTCAAACATGGACATGGAGAAGAAAACATCTTGTGAAGAAAATCTCAAACgtattaaaacaattttgaacgaaCTTTTTAGCGCAGTTGACTTATcggaaattgatgaattttggtttaaatcttttttgtttcaattgttCTTCCAAAACTTCCGCATACAAGAGCAGGAAAAAGTTCCTGGAACCAGTGTCAAAAATGATCGAAGATTTTGGAAACAACTAGACATGTGTATCTCGGCAGAAGATCGATGGTTTGTGTTTGAATTCACAAAAACACACTCGGCAAAGAAAGCACTGAATAAGATATCgaagaagaaatattttaatgCAGCACTACATTCGAAGTCACGATATCTATTAATTGGAATAGCTGTGGGCAAGGTTGAAGAAACCATAGACGTatcaataaattatttatttaatacaACGTTAGGTAAGGGTACGATGATCTAA
- the rt gene encoding protein O-mannosyltransferase 1 — MEKKTNKASKKQKFKEQNDQNTQAQHSIDGAKPKLSKSPKNEDTPVPNTPPNDTKLPSHRFLIDVKLDAISIALFAIALFTRFYKLEEPRNIVFDELHYGKYVSLYMRRTFFFDSHPPLGKQLIAIAAYFANFDGKFKFDKIGSIYSENVPLFTLRLIPALCGSLITPLTYHFMLELGCKQWTAILASFILLCDNAMLTQSRFILMEPMLIFFSFLGLICILKYIKSLENRGFLYQWFLLTLAFTFLTVAICIKYAGWFSWLLGVILVWTQYWQRVLPNRLISNWKAFGTASIQFLIINGISVLLYLSVFYVHLNVLKKAGPHDSVMTSAFQASLEGGLASITKGQPLQVAHGSQITLRHTHGRTCWLHSHAHVYPLRYADKRGSSHQQQVTCYTFKDVNNWWIVKRPNKDTLVVNDPIDVIKHGDIIQLVHGITSRALNTHDVAAPMSPHNQEVSCYIDYNVSMPTQNLWRVEIINKDQTDNAWHSIQSMVRLVHVNSSQALKFSGRQLPDWGFFQHEIVTDKVIQQEDTVWNVEEHRYTKSEDEKERERDMVSAEMIPLRATSLSFWDKFYELQYKMFFNHQENVQNHMYSSDPIEWPLVGRGIAYWVSTEHNGQIHLLGNILVWYSGAVAVFLYSAIVVFYLLRRRRKCYDIDEETWQHFVKIGQILLFGYLLHYLPYFFVDRTLFLHHYLPALVFKCLLTAAVIEHISILLRKYHFVRIFYYLLVCCWVISVFWIFRKFCVLSYGIAPLSSLDVIKLRWKDSWDFIIHKQ, encoded by the exons ATGGAAAAGAAAACGAACAAAgcatccaaaaaacaaaaattcaaagagcaaaatgatcaaaacacTCAAGCTCAACACTCGATCGACGGTGCGAAACCGAAGCTCAGtaaatctccaaaaaatgaG GATACCCCAGTTCCTAATACTCCACCAAATGACACAAAATTGCCTTCACACAGGTTCTTGATCGATGTGAAACTCGATGCTATTTCTATTGCACTTTTTGCTATAGCACTATTTACCAGATTTTACAAGCTAGAAGAACCTCGAAATATAGT ATTCGACGAATTACATTATGGAAAATACGTCAGTTTATACATGAGAAGAACGTTTTTCTTCGATTCTCATCCACCTCTTGGCAAACAACTGATAGCTATTGCCGCGTATTTTGCTAATTTTGACG gtaaatttaaattcgataaaattggCAGCATTTATAGCGAAAATGTGCCATTATTTACGTTACGCTTGATTCCGGCATTATGTGGCAGTTTAATTACTCCGCTGACGTATCATTTCATGTTGGAATTGGGCTGTAAACAATGGACTGCTATTTTAGCTTCGTTTATTTTACTTTGTG ATAATGCAATGCTCACTCAATCTAGGTTCATACTGATGGAACCtatgcttatttttttctcatttctgggACTAATCtgcattttaaaatatattaAATCGTTGGAAAATCGTGGATTCTTGTATCAATGGTTTCTACTAACCTTAGCTTTTACTTTTTTGACCGTAGCTATTTG TATCAAATACGCTGGATGGTTTTCATGGTTGCTCGGTGTGATATTAGTTTGGACTCAGTATTGGCAACGTGTTCTCCCAAATCGTTTAATCTCTAATTGGAAAGCTTTTGGAACAGCTTCGATACAATTTCTAATAATTAATGGAATCTCAGTGCTATTATATCTATCAGTATTTTATGTTCAtttgaacgttttaaaaaagGCTGGTCCTCACGATAGTGTGATGACTAGTGCTTTCCAAGCCAGCTTAGAA ggTGGGCTGGCATCGATAACAAAAGGTCAACCTTTACAAGTAGCTCATGGATCTCAAATTACCCTCAGACATACTCATGGACGTACTTGTTGGTTACATTCACATGCTCACGTGTATCCTTTACGATACGCGGATAAAAGAGGCAGCTCACATCAGCAACAAGTCACTTGCTATACGTTTAAG gacGTTAATAATTGGTGGATTGTTAAACGACCCAATAAAGACACGTTGGTCGTCAATGATCCAATAGATGTTATAAAACATGGCGATATTATACAACTAGTGCATGGAATTACTAGTCGAGCTCTAAATACTCACGATGTAGCTGCGCCTATGTCACCTCATAATCAA GAAGTTTCGTGTTACATAGATTACAATGTATCTATGCCAACGCAAAATCTTTGGAGAGTTGAAATAATCAATAAAGATCAAACGGATAATGCTTGGCATAGTATTCAATCAATGGTGAGATTAGTACACGTAAACTCTTCTCAAGCTTTAAAATTCAGTGGTCGCCAGTTACCAGACTGGGGTTTCTTTCAACACGAAATCGTCACCGATAAAGTTATTCAACAAGAAGACACAGTGTGGAATGTAGAAGAACACAGATACACTAAAA GCGAAGATGAAAAAGAACGTGAACGAGACATGGTCAGCGCCGAAATGATCCCTTTAAGAGCGACGTCACTTTCTTTCTGGGATAAGTTCTACGAACTTCAATATAAGATGTTCTTCAACCATCAAGAAAACGTACAAAACCATATGTACAGCAGTGATCCTATAGAATGGCCTTTGGTTGGCCGAGGGATCGCGTACTGGGTCAGCACCGAGCATAAT GGTCAAATTCATCTACTAGGAAATATCTTGGTGTGGTATTCTGGAGCTGTGGCTGTATTCTTGTATTCCGctattgttgtgttttatttgcTTCGTCGTAGACGTAAATGTTACGATATTGATGAAG AAACGTGGCAACATTTTGTTAAAATCggacaaattttgttatttggGTATTTATTGCATTACTTGCCTTATTTTTTCGTCGACCGGACGTTATTCTTGCATCACTATTTGCCAGCTCTTGTATTCAAGTGCCTTTTGACAGCTGCTGTCATTGAACACATCAGTATTCTACTTAG AAAATACCATTTCGTAAGGATATTTTATTATCTACTAGTGTGTTGTTGGGTCATCAGCGTATTTTGGATTTTCCGTAAATTCTGTGTTCTGAGTTACGGTATCGCTCCGTTATCATCTTTAGATGTGATCAAATTACGTTGGAAAGATTCGTGGGATTTTATTATACATAAGCAATAG
- the Prosalpha4 gene encoding proteasome subunit alpha type-7: protein MGTARYDRAITVFSPDGHLLQVEYAQEAVRKGSTAVGVRGKDVVVLGVEKKSVAKLQEERTVRKICLLDDHVVMAFAGLTADARILINRAQVECQSHKLTVEDPVTVEYITRYIAGLKQKYTQSNGRRPFGISCLIAGFDCYDGKPHLYQTDPSGIYYEWKANATGRSAKTVREFLEKYYTEEEVSTEKGTVKLAIKALLEVVQSGQKNLEISVMRRNQPMEMLESDIIETYVNEIEKEKEEEAEKKKQK from the exons atgggtACCGCTAGATACGATAGAGCTATCACCGTCTTCTCACCGGATGGCCACTTGTTACAAGTAGAATACGCGCAGGAAGCTGTCAGAAAGGGATCTACTGCC GTCGGAGTTCGTGGCAAAGACGTCGTAGTCTTAGGAGTTGAAAAGAAATCAGTCGCTAAACTACAAGAAGAGAGGACAGtgagaaaaatatgtttattgGATGATCATGTCGTTATGGCATTTGCAG GTCTAACTGCGGATGCTCGAATATTAATTAATCGTGCTCAAGTCGAGTGTCAGTCTCATAAGCTAACGGTTGAAGATCCAGTAACCGTGGAATATATTACTAGATACATCGCCG gtctgaaacaaaaatacacTCAGAGCAACGGTAGAAGACCATTTGGTATTTCATGTCTGATTGCTGGGTTCGACTGCTACGATGGTAAACCTCATTTATATCAGACCGATCCGTCCGGTATTTATTACGAATGGAAG GCAAACGCCACCGGAAGAAGTGCTAAAACTGTtagagaatttttagaaaaatattacaCCGAAGAAGAAGTATCAACTGAAAAAGGTACAGTGAAGTTGGCTATTAAAGCTCTTCTTGAGGTGGTTCAGTCGGGgcagaaaaatttggaaatttctgtgATGAGACGTAATCAGCCAATGGAA ATGTTGGAAAGTGATATTATCGAAACTTACGTTAACGAAATCgagaaagagaaagaagaaGAGGCCGAAAAGAAGAAACAGAAGTAA
- the Dp gene encoding transcription factor Dp-2 yields MSEENGLLNLLIHNANGEPQLIKVQTSNSKVITSGVPAKVLNTNQNTRQRTKNSNESTSQNANSSGSSNTSKNFISSILDHSGRKRQQETSDPDFPQEKRSSVYYSKRRRVDKCGKGLRHFSMKVCEKVKKKGTTTYNEVADELVAEFTNPSVPPIIEQQYDQKNIRRRVYDALNVLMAMNIISKEKKEIKWLGLPTNSLQECLNLVNEKKQRIDRVKQKTKQLQEIILQQICFKRLVDRNFEHEQLSGRPLPEDCAVHLPFLLLKTNKDTVINISVSQDKQEYHFLFDDNFEIRDDIDILKEMGLVMGLDKGECTEENLEIAKSIVPEVLKKYVEQMAKGESELDLDVLTQDLDSTDQMLLESSSLSPSRKEESDDESDMSDDTDILE; encoded by the exons ATGTCTGAAGAGAACGGGTTACTCAATCTTCTCATCCATAATGCCAATG GTGAACCCCAGCTGATAAAAGTACAAACCTCTAATAGTAAAGTGATTACATCGGGAGTTCCGGCCAAAGTTTTAAATACCAATCAAAACACAAGACAAAGGACGAAAAATTCCAACGAATCTACCTCACAA AACGCCAATTCATCCGGTAGTTCAAATACATCGAAGAACTTCATTTCATCGATATTAGATCATTCCGGTCGTAAAAGACAACAAGAAACATCGGATCCTGATTTTCCACAGGAAAA ACGTAGCTCTGTATATTATAGTAAACGTAGAAGAGTTGATAAATGTGGAAAAGGATTACgacatttttcaatgaaagtctgcgaaaaagtcaaaaagaaaGGTACCACTACGTATAACGAAGTCGCCGATGAGTTAGTCGCAGAATTCACTAACCCATCTGTTCCTCCTATAATTGAGCAA caatatgACCAGAAAAATATTCGACGAAGAGTTTACGACGCTTTAAATGTGCTCATGGCTATGAATATTATATCCAAAGAGAAGAAAGAAATTAAATGGTTAGGTTTGCCTACGAATTCGTTACAAGAGTGTTTAAATCTTGTTAACGAAAAGAAACAAAGAATTGATCGTGTTAAACAGAAAACCAAACAGCTGCAGGAGATAATTCTGCAG cAAATTTGTTTTAAACGATTGGTCGATCGTAATTTTGAACATGAGCAATTGAGCGGTCGTCCTTTGCCAGAAGACTGTGCTGttcatttgccatttttattACTTAAAACGAATAAAGATACTGTAATTAATATCAGCGTTTCTCAAGACAA acAAGAATATCACTTTTTATTCGATGATAATTTTGAGATTCGAGACGATATAGATATTCTAAAAGAAATGGGATTAGTCATGg GTCTGGATAAAGGAGAGTGCACGgaagaaaatcttgaaattgcAAAATCCATTGTACCAGAAGTACTGAAAAAATATGTCGAAC AAATGGCCAAAGGAGAATCTGAACTCGATTTAGACGTTCTGACTCAGGATTTAGACTCGACAGATCAAATGTTATTGGAATCATCGAGTTTATCTCCGAGTAGAAAAGAAGAATCAGACGACGAATCCGATATGTCTGATGATACAGATATTTTAGAATGA